The following are from one region of the Sorghum bicolor cultivar BTx623 chromosome 2, Sorghum_bicolor_NCBIv3, whole genome shotgun sequence genome:
- the LOC8074417 gene encoding DNA polymerase zeta catalytic subunit isoform X5, producing the protein MSSSQSPEPCTPGTPSPVLSVRIVSLDYYMAPPLPGFGFSRSPFHGALPLPSPFRRATCCLPLNFTRCHAGDGVEEVPVVRIYGSTPAGQKTCLHIHRVLPYFYIPCPEELLDNLEKGDSYITGLLSALEKALQARGPSKRKHVHGCNLVRAKKLYGYHSSEELFMKIYLYYPHEVSRAASLVLSGAVSNRAFQPYESHIPYLLHFLVDYNLYGMGHIHVKDFKFRPPLPDDFHPKSSLHRKAQSDNLEIKSPTVWISSTVSHSSTLGSSAPSLHLGGTNLSFTIRQSSSMLEADSRIEGILNEKYKMYTSLSQTTEDTKMVQSLEAIWEELERLRLLDETKYADLGRPLREEVLKDFLHGIKYESALSVLFSQEGPHHKVSTIEESERLERCLKSLTDIIGTVTFSQDDYCGHIDVGNSADVQNGKPNASLCSGSLEQNMQIISPERNSEYPVSSSVPQRTLSQLSDEGEKHVDAEALGLLSWLASSQAAEEPTTDDELINEVILSPLFAKKSIEVALESAHLDFDSASQQECQDILDSVDPVREAEEPNLHTSYLDSVKSSSAASLGKTIPQVDGSSDENPKVSQECDRSKVTRKAVVSPCYTSTKNPSKSASKRAGTEHLWGSLPLSRKKRQHGDADDSCSAMPSQKALSASNKSTIDKDYHDTIGSTDKESSRFLGVHDSVCHSVRDLMRRRRSFRCEQLEFGCSGAATCTMDNESETVNSGGLEFHDFTSDIPNLALTRMAFVQKPPSKNDACSGLESRSGCEQRGSEKLGVADLLPFFNQNMEENKQNESFQHMESNDFTGDVLGVPTHFQNDGSALYLLTHALSPPSAGAVSHWLTQESSSSIFSGYTNYDEGVPADKEEAHSSTLSRNSPTRFTKENSAKNIFVHGDVMESALSNKESKHLDEWHDFSQISAGNEKDKLTPLSQIGFRDPASIGGGQQLTILSMEVLTESRGELRPDPRFDAINAVSLAIEDDADNTVDVHVFICDNNSKSHRRNLDGIAGYNVDVFPEEKDLLNNFISAVCSIDPDILVGWEIQLGSLGFLAERAAYLGIGLLKRISRTPPHELNHPPKIPVDNSSQVLSETSSADDIIDDVSENDWSHTHASGIHVGGRIVLNLWRLMRAEVKLNNYSLEAVADEVLRRKIPLIPSRILNRWFATGPGRGRHRCIEYISNRTRINLEIMNQLDLVNRTSELARVFGIDFFSVLSRGSQYRVESMLLRLAHTQNYLAISPGNQQVASQPAMECLPLVMEPESAFYPDPVVVLDFQSLYPSMIIAYNLCYSTCLGKVFPSKSNVLGVSSYSADPHTLVDLKNQLLLTPNGVLYVQPKIRKGVLPRLLEEILSTRIMVKQAMKKLSPSQQVLHRIFNARQLALKLIANVTYGYTAAGFSGRMPCAELADSIVQCGRRTLETAISFVNQHPLWKARVVYGDTDSMFVLLKGRSREEAFRIGKEIASSITAMNPDPVTLKFEKVYQPCFLLTKKRYVGYSYESPEQNEPIFDAKGIETVRRDTCPAVAKILERSIRTMFEEQDLTKVRGIT; encoded by the exons ATGTCGTCCTCGCAGTCGCCGGAGCCCTGCACGCCGGGGACGCCCTCCCCGGTCCTCAGCGTCCGCATCGTCTCGCTCGACTACTACATGGCGCCGCCACTCCCGGGCTTCGGCTTCTCCCGCAGCCCATTCCACGGTGCGCTCCCCCTTCCCTCACCCTTCCGTCGGGCGACCTGCTGTCTCCCGCTGAATTTTACTCGCTGCCACGCAGGAGACGGCGTGGAGGAGGTGCCGGTCGTCAGGATCTACGGCTCCACCCCCGCGGGCCAGAAGACTTGCCTCCACATCCACCGG GTGCTGCCATATTTTTATATACCTTGTCCGGAGGAGCTACTCGATAATCTAGAAAAAG GTGATTCATATATAACTGGTCTCTTGAGTGCCCTTGAGAAAGCTTTGCAG GCTCGTGGTCCATCGAAACGGAAGCATGTGCATGGATGTAACCTTGTTAGAGCAAAGAAGTTGTATGGCTACCATTCGTCGGAGGAGCTTTTTATGAAGATCTATCT ATATTACCCCCATGAAGTTTCTCGAGCTGCTTCCCTTGTGTTG AGCGGTGCTGTTTCTAATAGAGCATTTCAGCCTTATGAATCTCACATTCCATATCTTCTTCACTTTTTG GTTGACTACAACTTATATGGAATGGGACATATACATGTCAAAGACTTCAAGTTTCGTCCTCCGTTGCCAGATGATTTTCATCCTAAGTCATCTCTTCACAGGAAG GCACAGTCAGATAATTTGGAAATAAAAAGTCCAACAGTTTGGATATCTTCAACAGTGTCACATTCTTCTACCTTGGGTAGTTCTGCCCCTTCGCTTCACTTGGGAGGAACCAATTTGAGCTTCACTATTCGACAGAGTTCTTCAATGCTTGAAGCTGATTCAAGAATAGAAG GTATCCTAAATGAGAAATATAAGATGTACACTTCTCTTTCTCAAACAACAGAAGATACAAAAATGGTTCAGTCACTTGAAGCAATTTGGGAG gAACTGGAACGATTAAGACTGTTGGATGAAACAAAATATGCTGATCTGGGTAGACCTTTAAGGGAAGAAGTTCTTAAAGATTTTCTTCATGGTATTAAGTATGAGAGTGCCCTTTCTGTGTTGTTTTCACAAGAAGGGCCACATCACAAAGTTTCTACCATAGAAGAGTCTGAAAGGCTAGAAAGGTGCTTGAAATCATTGACTGATATTATTGGGACTGTTACATTCTCACAGGATGACTACTGTGGTCATATTGATGTTGGTAATTCTGCTGATGTACAAAATGGCAAACCCAATGCAAGTCTTTGCTCAGGGTCATTAGAACAAAACATGCAGATTATATCTCCAGAGAGAAACAGTGAATATCCTGTGTCCTCATCTGTACCCCAAAGAACATTATCTCAGTTATCTGATGAAGGTGAAAAG CATGTGGATGCTGAAGCTCTTGGGCTTTTAAGCTGGTTGGCCTCTTCACAAGCTGCAGAGGAACCAACAACTGACGATGAATTAATTAATGAAGTCATCCTCAGCCCTTTGTTTGCCAAGAAGTCCATTGAAGTTGCTTTGGAGTCTGCTCACTTGGATTTTGATAGCGCTTCTCAGCAGGAGTGTCAGGATATTCTTGATTCAGTTGACCCTGTCAGGGAAGCAGAAGAACCAAACCTACATACATCTTACCTCGATTCTGTGAAGTCCAGTTCTGCTGCTTCGCTGGGCAAGACTATTCCTCAGGTTGATGGGTCATCAGATGAGAACCCAAAAGTTTCCCAGGAATGTGATAGAAGCAAGGTCACTAGGAAAGCAGTAGTATCTCCATGTTACACATCTACTAAGAATCCTTCAAAATCAGCCAGTAAGCGTGCAGGAACTGAGCATCTCTGGGGTTCTTTGCCTCTTTCCAGAAAAAAGCGGCAACATGGAGATGCTGATGATTCATGCAGTGCAATGCCATCACAGAAGGCCTTAAGTGCATCTAACAAGAGTACAATTGATAAGGACTATCATGATACCATAGGCAGCACTGACAAGGAATCTTCTAGATTTTTAGGCGTGCATGATTCAGTTTGTCATTCTGTGAGGGATTTGATGAGGCGGAGGAGATCTTTTCGGTGTGAGCAGTTGGAGTTTGGTTGTTCTGGAGCTGCAACATGCACCATGGATAATGAGAGTGAAACTGTGAATTCTGGGGGATTGGAATTTCATGATTTCACAAGTGATATCCCAAACTTAGCACTGACACGAATGGCATTTGTTCAGAAGCCTCCATCGAAGAATGATGCATGTTCTGGTTTGGAGAGCCGTTCAGGCTGTGAGCAACGTGGAT CTGAAAAATTGGGAGTAGCTGATCTCCTTCCATTTTTCAATCAGAATATGGAGGAGAATAAGCAGAATGAATCATTTCAACATATGGAAAGCAATGACTTTACAGGGGATGTATTGGGTGTCCCAACTCATTTCCAAAATGATGGATCAGCCCTATATTTGCTGACACATGCACTTTCACCGCCATCTGCAGGAGCTGTGAGCCATTGGCTAACCCAAGAATCTAGTTCCAGTATTTTCTCGG GTTATACCAACTATGATGAGGGAGTCCCAGCTGATAAGGAAGAGGCACACAGTTCTACTTTATCACGGAATTCTCCTACCAGATTTACTAAGGAGAATTCTGCAAAAAACATTTTTGTGCATGGAGATGTGATGGAATCGGCTCTATCTAACAAAGAAAGCAAACATTTGGATGAATGGCATGATTTCTCCCAGATATCAGCTGGAAATGAGAAGGATAAGCTCACTCCTCTCAGTCAAATTGGATTTCGTGACCCTGCTAGTATCGGTGGTGGACAACAACTGACTATACTTAGCATGGAG GTTTTAACAGAAAGCAGAGGAGAGCTGCGTCCTGATCCACGGTTTGATGCCATTAATGCTGTATCTTTGGCCATCGAAGATGATGCTGACAATACTGTGGACGTTCATGTGTTTATATGTGACAACAATTCCAAATCACATAGGAG AAATCTGGATGGTATTGCCGGCTATAATGTAGACGTCTTCCCTGAAGAAAAGGACCTTCTGAACAATTTTATCAGTGCAGTATGTTCAATTGATCCAGATATCCTAGTCGGATGGGAGATTCAGTTAGGATCTTTAGGATTTCTTGCTGAAAGAGCTGCTTATCTGGGTATAGGCTTACTGAAAAGAATTTCAAGAACACCACCGCATGAGTTGAATCATCCACCTAAGATTCCAGTTGATAACTCTAGTCAGGTGCTTTCTGAAACATCTTCTGCTGATGATATTATTGATGATGTCAGTGAGAATGATTGGAGCCATACTCATGCGAGTGGTATACATGTTGGTGGAAGAATTGTGCTTAATTTATGGCGTCTCATGCGTGCAGAAGTTAAGCTTAATAATTACTCCCTTGAAGCTGTAGCTGATGAAGTACTGAGGCGAAAGATACCACTGATACCAAGCAGAATATTGAACCGATGGTTTGCAACAGGTCCTGGACGAGGAAGACACCGATGCATAGAATACATTAGCAATAGAACTAGAATCAACCTTGAAATAATGAATCAACTGGACCTG GTGAATCGAACATCTGAACTTGCTCGTGTATTTGGTATTGATTTCTTTTCTGTTCTTTCTCGAGGGTCTCAGTATCGTGTTGAATCTATGCTCCTGAGATTGGCTCATACACAGAACTACCTTGCAATTTCCCCTGGAAATCAACAG GTTGCTTCTCAGCCAGCCATGGAGTGCTTGCCGCTTGTAATGGAACCAGAGTCGGCCTTCTACCCTGATCCAGTTGTTGTATTGGACTTTCAGTCCCTCTATCCTTCGATGATAATAGCATATAACCTATGTTATTCTACATGCTTGGGTAAAGTTTTCCCATCAAAGTCAAATGTACTTGGTGTCAGTTCATATTCAGCAGATCCACATAcacttgtagatctcaaaaatcaGCTGCTGCTTACTCCAAATGGGGTCCTGTATGTTCAACCTAAG ATAAGAAAAGGTGTACTTCCTCGCCTTCTAGAGGAGATATTGTCAACAAGAATTATGGTGAAACAAGCAATGAAAAAGTTGAGCCCATCACAGCAAGTTCTTCACAGG ATATTCAATGCACGGCAGCTTGCTTTGAAGCTCATAGCTAATGTAACATATGGCTACACAGCTGCTGGATTCAGTGGTCGGATGCCTTGTGCAGAGCTTGCAGACAGCATTGTTCAATGTGGCCGTAGAACACTTGAAACAGCAATATCATTTGTCAACCAGCATCCTTTGTGGAAAGCTAGGGTCGTGTATGGTGATACTGACAG TATGTTTGTTCTCCTAAAAGGGCGTTCTAGGGAAGAAGCATTCAGAATAGGAAAGGAGATCGCCTCATCAATAACTGCAATGAATCCTGATCCAGTCACGTTGAAGTTTGAGAAAGTGTATCAGCCATGCTTTCTTCTTACAAAGAAGAGATATGTTGGCTATAGCTACGAGAGTCCTGAACAGAATGAGCCAATCTTTGATGCGAAGGGGATAGAAACAGTTCGTAGAGATACATGTCCAGCAGTTGCAAAGATTTTGGAACGGTCTATCAGAACAATGTTTGAAGAACAGGATTTGACGAAAGTAAGGGGTATTACTTAG
- the LOC8074417 gene encoding DNA polymerase zeta catalytic subunit isoform X4: MCEVLPYFYIPCPEELLDNLEKGDSYITGLLSALEKALQARGPSKRKHVHGCNLVRAKKLYGYHSSEELFMKIYLYYPHEVSRAASLVLSGAVSNRAFQPYESHIPYLLHFLVDYNLYGMGHIHVKDFKFRPPLPDDFHPKSSLHRKAQSDNLEIKSPTVWISSTVSHSSTLGSSAPSLHLGGTNLSFTIRQSSSMLEADSRIEGILNEKYKMYTSLSQTTEDTKMVQSLEAIWEELERLRLLDETKYADLGRPLREEVLKDFLHGIKYESALSVLFSQEGPHHKVSTIEESERLERCLKSLTDIIGTVTFSQDDYCGHIDVGNSADVQNGKPNASLCSGSLEQNMQIISPERNSEYPVSSSVPQRTLSQLSDEGEKHVDAEALGLLSWLASSQAAEEPTTDDELINEVILSPLFAKKSIEVALESAHLDFDSASQQECQDILDSVDPVREAEEPNLHTSYLDSVKSSSAASLGKTIPQVDGSSDENPKVSQECDRSKVTRKAVVSPCYTSTKNPSKSASKRAGTEHLWGSLPLSRKKRQHGDADDSCSAMPSQKALSASNKSTIDKDYHDTIGSTDKESSRFLGVHDSVCHSVRDLMRRRRSFRCEQLEFGCSGAATCTMDNESETVNSGGLEFHDFTSDIPNLALTRMAFVQKPPSKNDACSGLESRSGCEQRGSEKLGVADLLPFFNQNMEENKQNESFQHMESNDFTGDVLGVPTHFQNDGSALYLLTHALSPPSAGAVSHWLTQESSSSIFSGYTNYDEGVPADKEEAHSSTLSRNSPTRFTKENSAKNIFVHGDVMESALSNKESKHLDEWHDFSQISAGNEKDKLTPLSQIGFRDPASIGGGQQLTILSMEVLTESRGELRPDPRFDAINAVSLAIEDDADNTVDVHVFICDNNSKSHRRNLDGIAGYNVDVFPEEKDLLNNFISAVCSIDPDILVGWEIQLGSLGFLAERAAYLGIGLLKRISRTPPHELNHPPKIPVDNSSQVLSETSSADDIIDDVSENDWSHTHASGIHVGGRIVLNLWRLMRAEVKLNNYSLEAVADEVLRRKIPLIPSRILNRWFATGPGRGRHRCIEYISNRTRINLEIMNQLDLVNRTSELARVFGIDFFSVLSRGSQYRVESMLLRLAHTQNYLAISPGNQQVASQPAMECLPLVMEPESAFYPDPVVVLDFQSLYPSMIIAYNLCYSTCLGKVFPSKSNVLGVSSYSADPHTLVDLKNQLLLTPNGVLYVQPKIRKGVLPRLLEEILSTRIMVKQAMKKLSPSQQVLHRIFNARQLALKLIANVTYGYTAAGFSGRMPCAELADSIVQCGRRTLETAISFVNQHPLWKARVVYGDTDSMFVLLKGRSREEAFRIGKEIASSITAMNPDPVTLKFEKVYQPCFLLTKKRYVGYSYESPEQNEPIFDAKGIETVRRDTCPAVAKILERSIRTMFEEQDLTKVRTYLERQWTRILSGKVSIQDFIFAKEVRLGTYSARASTLPPAAIVATKAMLSDPRAEPRYAERVPYVVIHGEPGARLADMVIDPYGLLENGSPYRLNEQYYITKQIIPALQRVFGLLGADLNKWFNEMPRPIRPTLAKRQSAAGHGSFSRDGSFIRLGLNNKALGKAGRIDTYYMSSHCSICGDIIQGTETFCNNCLKNEAVVATIVAGRTSKLEREIQHLAAICGHCGGADWIIESGIKCVSLACPVFYERRKVQRELGVVSESAEAGYYPFCCAELF, translated from the exons ATGTGTGAA GTGCTGCCATATTTTTATATACCTTGTCCGGAGGAGCTACTCGATAATCTAGAAAAAG GTGATTCATATATAACTGGTCTCTTGAGTGCCCTTGAGAAAGCTTTGCAG GCTCGTGGTCCATCGAAACGGAAGCATGTGCATGGATGTAACCTTGTTAGAGCAAAGAAGTTGTATGGCTACCATTCGTCGGAGGAGCTTTTTATGAAGATCTATCT ATATTACCCCCATGAAGTTTCTCGAGCTGCTTCCCTTGTGTTG AGCGGTGCTGTTTCTAATAGAGCATTTCAGCCTTATGAATCTCACATTCCATATCTTCTTCACTTTTTG GTTGACTACAACTTATATGGAATGGGACATATACATGTCAAAGACTTCAAGTTTCGTCCTCCGTTGCCAGATGATTTTCATCCTAAGTCATCTCTTCACAGGAAG GCACAGTCAGATAATTTGGAAATAAAAAGTCCAACAGTTTGGATATCTTCAACAGTGTCACATTCTTCTACCTTGGGTAGTTCTGCCCCTTCGCTTCACTTGGGAGGAACCAATTTGAGCTTCACTATTCGACAGAGTTCTTCAATGCTTGAAGCTGATTCAAGAATAGAAG GTATCCTAAATGAGAAATATAAGATGTACACTTCTCTTTCTCAAACAACAGAAGATACAAAAATGGTTCAGTCACTTGAAGCAATTTGGGAG gAACTGGAACGATTAAGACTGTTGGATGAAACAAAATATGCTGATCTGGGTAGACCTTTAAGGGAAGAAGTTCTTAAAGATTTTCTTCATGGTATTAAGTATGAGAGTGCCCTTTCTGTGTTGTTTTCACAAGAAGGGCCACATCACAAAGTTTCTACCATAGAAGAGTCTGAAAGGCTAGAAAGGTGCTTGAAATCATTGACTGATATTATTGGGACTGTTACATTCTCACAGGATGACTACTGTGGTCATATTGATGTTGGTAATTCTGCTGATGTACAAAATGGCAAACCCAATGCAAGTCTTTGCTCAGGGTCATTAGAACAAAACATGCAGATTATATCTCCAGAGAGAAACAGTGAATATCCTGTGTCCTCATCTGTACCCCAAAGAACATTATCTCAGTTATCTGATGAAGGTGAAAAG CATGTGGATGCTGAAGCTCTTGGGCTTTTAAGCTGGTTGGCCTCTTCACAAGCTGCAGAGGAACCAACAACTGACGATGAATTAATTAATGAAGTCATCCTCAGCCCTTTGTTTGCCAAGAAGTCCATTGAAGTTGCTTTGGAGTCTGCTCACTTGGATTTTGATAGCGCTTCTCAGCAGGAGTGTCAGGATATTCTTGATTCAGTTGACCCTGTCAGGGAAGCAGAAGAACCAAACCTACATACATCTTACCTCGATTCTGTGAAGTCCAGTTCTGCTGCTTCGCTGGGCAAGACTATTCCTCAGGTTGATGGGTCATCAGATGAGAACCCAAAAGTTTCCCAGGAATGTGATAGAAGCAAGGTCACTAGGAAAGCAGTAGTATCTCCATGTTACACATCTACTAAGAATCCTTCAAAATCAGCCAGTAAGCGTGCAGGAACTGAGCATCTCTGGGGTTCTTTGCCTCTTTCCAGAAAAAAGCGGCAACATGGAGATGCTGATGATTCATGCAGTGCAATGCCATCACAGAAGGCCTTAAGTGCATCTAACAAGAGTACAATTGATAAGGACTATCATGATACCATAGGCAGCACTGACAAGGAATCTTCTAGATTTTTAGGCGTGCATGATTCAGTTTGTCATTCTGTGAGGGATTTGATGAGGCGGAGGAGATCTTTTCGGTGTGAGCAGTTGGAGTTTGGTTGTTCTGGAGCTGCAACATGCACCATGGATAATGAGAGTGAAACTGTGAATTCTGGGGGATTGGAATTTCATGATTTCACAAGTGATATCCCAAACTTAGCACTGACACGAATGGCATTTGTTCAGAAGCCTCCATCGAAGAATGATGCATGTTCTGGTTTGGAGAGCCGTTCAGGCTGTGAGCAACGTGGAT CTGAAAAATTGGGAGTAGCTGATCTCCTTCCATTTTTCAATCAGAATATGGAGGAGAATAAGCAGAATGAATCATTTCAACATATGGAAAGCAATGACTTTACAGGGGATGTATTGGGTGTCCCAACTCATTTCCAAAATGATGGATCAGCCCTATATTTGCTGACACATGCACTTTCACCGCCATCTGCAGGAGCTGTGAGCCATTGGCTAACCCAAGAATCTAGTTCCAGTATTTTCTCGG GTTATACCAACTATGATGAGGGAGTCCCAGCTGATAAGGAAGAGGCACACAGTTCTACTTTATCACGGAATTCTCCTACCAGATTTACTAAGGAGAATTCTGCAAAAAACATTTTTGTGCATGGAGATGTGATGGAATCGGCTCTATCTAACAAAGAAAGCAAACATTTGGATGAATGGCATGATTTCTCCCAGATATCAGCTGGAAATGAGAAGGATAAGCTCACTCCTCTCAGTCAAATTGGATTTCGTGACCCTGCTAGTATCGGTGGTGGACAACAACTGACTATACTTAGCATGGAG GTTTTAACAGAAAGCAGAGGAGAGCTGCGTCCTGATCCACGGTTTGATGCCATTAATGCTGTATCTTTGGCCATCGAAGATGATGCTGACAATACTGTGGACGTTCATGTGTTTATATGTGACAACAATTCCAAATCACATAGGAG AAATCTGGATGGTATTGCCGGCTATAATGTAGACGTCTTCCCTGAAGAAAAGGACCTTCTGAACAATTTTATCAGTGCAGTATGTTCAATTGATCCAGATATCCTAGTCGGATGGGAGATTCAGTTAGGATCTTTAGGATTTCTTGCTGAAAGAGCTGCTTATCTGGGTATAGGCTTACTGAAAAGAATTTCAAGAACACCACCGCATGAGTTGAATCATCCACCTAAGATTCCAGTTGATAACTCTAGTCAGGTGCTTTCTGAAACATCTTCTGCTGATGATATTATTGATGATGTCAGTGAGAATGATTGGAGCCATACTCATGCGAGTGGTATACATGTTGGTGGAAGAATTGTGCTTAATTTATGGCGTCTCATGCGTGCAGAAGTTAAGCTTAATAATTACTCCCTTGAAGCTGTAGCTGATGAAGTACTGAGGCGAAAGATACCACTGATACCAAGCAGAATATTGAACCGATGGTTTGCAACAGGTCCTGGACGAGGAAGACACCGATGCATAGAATACATTAGCAATAGAACTAGAATCAACCTTGAAATAATGAATCAACTGGACCTG GTGAATCGAACATCTGAACTTGCTCGTGTATTTGGTATTGATTTCTTTTCTGTTCTTTCTCGAGGGTCTCAGTATCGTGTTGAATCTATGCTCCTGAGATTGGCTCATACACAGAACTACCTTGCAATTTCCCCTGGAAATCAACAG GTTGCTTCTCAGCCAGCCATGGAGTGCTTGCCGCTTGTAATGGAACCAGAGTCGGCCTTCTACCCTGATCCAGTTGTTGTATTGGACTTTCAGTCCCTCTATCCTTCGATGATAATAGCATATAACCTATGTTATTCTACATGCTTGGGTAAAGTTTTCCCATCAAAGTCAAATGTACTTGGTGTCAGTTCATATTCAGCAGATCCACATAcacttgtagatctcaaaaatcaGCTGCTGCTTACTCCAAATGGGGTCCTGTATGTTCAACCTAAG ATAAGAAAAGGTGTACTTCCTCGCCTTCTAGAGGAGATATTGTCAACAAGAATTATGGTGAAACAAGCAATGAAAAAGTTGAGCCCATCACAGCAAGTTCTTCACAGG ATATTCAATGCACGGCAGCTTGCTTTGAAGCTCATAGCTAATGTAACATATGGCTACACAGCTGCTGGATTCAGTGGTCGGATGCCTTGTGCAGAGCTTGCAGACAGCATTGTTCAATGTGGCCGTAGAACACTTGAAACAGCAATATCATTTGTCAACCAGCATCCTTTGTGGAAAGCTAGGGTCGTGTATGGTGATACTGACAG TATGTTTGTTCTCCTAAAAGGGCGTTCTAGGGAAGAAGCATTCAGAATAGGAAAGGAGATCGCCTCATCAATAACTGCAATGAATCCTGATCCAGTCACGTTGAAGTTTGAGAAAGTGTATCAGCCATGCTTTCTTCTTACAAAGAAGAGATATGTTGGCTATAGCTACGAGAGTCCTGAACAGAATGAGCCAATCTTTGATGCGAAGGGGATAGAAACAGTTCGTAGAGATACATGTCCAGCAGTTGCAAAGATTTTGGAACGGTCTATCAGAACAATGTTTGAAGAACAGGATTTGACGAAA GTCAGGACATATTTGGAGCGTCAGTGGACACGCATATTATCAGGAAAAGTCTCTATTCAAGATTTCATTTTTGCGAAGGAGGTCCGTTTAGGTACTTACAGTGCAAGGGCTTCCACTCTGCCCCCTGCAGCAATTGTTGCAACAAAAGCTATGTTGTCTGACCCAAGGGCAGAGCCTCGGTATGCAGAGAGAGTGCCATATGTTGTAATCCATGGGGAACCAGGGGCTCGTCTTGCTGACATGGTTATTGATCCTTATGGGCTGCTAGAAAATGGCTCCCCTTATAGATTAAATGAACAATATTACATAACCAAGCAGATTATCCCTGCACTACAGCGTGTTTTTGGACTTCTTGGTGCTGACCTGAATAAGTGGTTTAATGAGATGCCTCGCCCCATACGACCAACTCTTGCGAAACGCCAGTCTGCTGCTGGTCATGGTTCATTTTCTCGTGATGGCAGTTTCATCCGATTAGGATTGAATAATAAAGCCTTAGGCAAAGCAGGCAGAATAGATACATACTACATGTCAAGCCACTGTTCAATTTGTGGTGATATAATTCAAGGAACAGAGACCTTCTGCAACAATTGCTTGAAAAACGAAGCTGTTGTTGCCACAATAGTTGCTGGCAGAACTTCAAAGTTGGAGCGAGAAATCCAGCATCTCGCTGCT ATATGTGGCCATTGTGGCGGTGCAGACTGGATTATTGAAAGTGGCATCAAGTGTGTTTCCTTGGCATGCCCAGTCTTCTATGAACGGAGGAAAGTTCAGAGGGAGCTGGGAGTCGTCTCAGAATCTGCAGAAGCTGGGTATTATCCTTTCTGCTGCGCTGAACTGTTTTGA